One window of Halorussus sp. MSC15.2 genomic DNA carries:
- a CDS encoding 30S ribosomal protein S17e: MAIKPDYVKKTGKILLERYPDAFTTDFEQNKESVQKLTNIESKGVRNRIAGYVTTKK; this comes from the coding sequence ATGGCAATCAAACCCGACTACGTGAAGAAGACGGGGAAAATCCTGCTGGAGCGGTACCCCGACGCCTTCACGACCGACTTCGAACAGAACAAGGAGAGCGTCCAGAAACTCACCAACATCGAGTCCAAGGGCGTCCGCAACCGCATCGCGGGCTACGTGACGACCAAGAAGTAA
- a CDS encoding triphosphoribosyl-dephospho-CoA synthase — protein sequence MTPAENAQLALLLEVAGTPKPGNVDRERDFPDLRFEHFLAGTVGAGPGLRAAEEGAPVGEAFERAIAGMSQQEGGNTQFGALLLLVPLVKAASANEGGDDREADEDDEDAPDRLSPEDVTRVVEATTTEDAADFFRAFDHADVYVDDPPEDAAELDVRRGSDAITAVEERGVTLYDVLALGDDADDVAAEWTGGFERTFWAADRLAELAGSAPVSAMAAQVYLELLAREPDTLVAKQHGAKTAESVRVRAQEALEGGPEVVEAFAESLVADGVNPGTTADLTAAGLFVALTRGEVSV from the coding sequence ATGACGCCCGCAGAGAACGCCCAGCTCGCGCTCCTGCTGGAGGTGGCGGGCACGCCCAAGCCGGGGAACGTGGACCGCGAGCGCGACTTCCCGGACCTCCGATTCGAACACTTCCTCGCTGGCACGGTCGGGGCGGGACCGGGCCTGCGCGCGGCCGAGGAGGGCGCGCCGGTCGGCGAGGCGTTCGAACGTGCTATCGCGGGGATGAGCCAGCAGGAGGGCGGTAACACCCAGTTCGGCGCGCTCCTCCTGCTCGTTCCGCTGGTGAAGGCGGCGTCCGCGAACGAGGGCGGCGACGACCGCGAGGCCGACGAAGACGACGAGGACGCGCCGGACCGACTCTCGCCAGAGGACGTCACCCGGGTCGTGGAGGCGACGACCACCGAGGACGCCGCCGACTTCTTCCGGGCGTTCGACCACGCCGACGTGTACGTGGACGACCCGCCGGAGGACGCCGCCGAGTTGGACGTTCGCCGCGGGAGCGACGCGATTACGGCGGTCGAGGAGCGCGGGGTCACGCTGTACGACGTGCTAGCACTCGGCGACGACGCCGACGACGTGGCCGCCGAGTGGACCGGCGGGTTCGAGCGCACCTTCTGGGCGGCCGACCGCCTCGCCGAACTGGCCGGGTCGGCCCCTGTCTCGGCGATGGCCGCGCAGGTCTACCTCGAACTGCTCGCGCGCGAACCCGACACGCTGGTGGCGAAACAGCACGGCGCGAAGACGGCCGAGAGCGTCCGTGTCCGAGCGCAGGAGGCCCTCGAAGGCGGTCCCGAGGTGGTCGAGGCCTTCGCCGAATCGCTGGTCGCCGACGGCGTTAACCCCGGCACCACGGCCGACCTCACCGCGGCGGGACTGTTCGTCGCGCTGACCCGCGGGGAGGTGTCGGTGTGA
- a CDS encoding DUF447 domain-containing protein, whose protein sequence is MSDGGESPTAPTGDRTTAEDRPSPADRRSPEGWPVELCGVTESVVTTLGPNDLWNVAALGLHPPETPSDADSADGTTPSDPTDSAAEPPVTARTWGNTRTRRNFHRQGGGYVQFVRDPVDFVDATLSIFEVEQPVLDSADAWVAVEAEQVDSGVSGATRWEEWELTPRDGAVERETVPTVNRGFNSVVEATVAASRLGVDAYDQTELQNRLAYFEDVGRTCGDDRVRAAFDRLRDHLAE, encoded by the coding sequence GTGAGCGACGGCGGCGAGTCGCCGACCGCTCCGACAGGTGACCGAACGACCGCCGAGGACCGTCCGTCGCCGGCGGACCGACGCTCGCCCGAGGGCTGGCCGGTCGAACTCTGCGGGGTCACCGAGTCGGTCGTGACCACGCTCGGCCCCAACGACCTGTGGAACGTCGCGGCGCTCGGTCTCCACCCGCCCGAAACGCCGTCGGACGCGGACTCGGCCGACGGGACGACCCCGTCCGACCCGACCGACTCGGCGGCCGAACCACCCGTGACAGCCCGGACGTGGGGGAACACCCGAACCCGGCGCAACTTCCACCGGCAGGGCGGCGGATACGTCCAGTTCGTGCGCGACCCGGTGGACTTCGTGGACGCCACGCTCTCGATTTTCGAGGTCGAGCAACCGGTGCTGGACAGCGCCGACGCGTGGGTCGCAGTGGAGGCCGAGCAGGTCGATTCCGGCGTCTCGGGAGCGACTCGGTGGGAGGAGTGGGAACTCACTCCTCGCGACGGCGCGGTCGAACGCGAGACCGTGCCGACCGTCAATCGGGGATTCAACTCGGTCGTGGAGGCCACCGTCGCGGCCTCGCGACTCGGCGTCGACGCGTACGACCAGACCGAACTGCAGAATCGGCTGGCGTACTTCGAGGACGTCGGCAGAACGTGCGGTGACGACCGCGTGCGCGCGGCGTTCGACCGACTCCGCGACCACCTCGCGGAGTAG
- a CDS encoding HD domain-containing protein produces the protein MKTIKDSVHDHIEVEGVARALFDTPAVQRLRRIKQLGPAHLVYPSANHTRFEHSLGVYHLACEALDHLGIRGKQAERVRAAAILHDVGHCPYSHSIEGVVHRHTGKYHDDVHELLADSEVGDVLRDHGHSPDTVADLIAGDGKLGQLVSGELDVDRMDYLVRDAHHTGVPYGTIDHSRLVRELTLIDGELVLGEGNVPTAESLLLARALMNPTVYNHHVTRIARGLLQQASERLLEVSDVTAERLRRMDDYDLLVALRETPETEAYARRLSDRDLYKRAVWAEMADVPESVIDADYETLREYEADIAAAAQVEPGEVIVEVLDRPSMTESESRVIVNGEIRRLDEQSALVAALQHVQREQWRLGVYAPAEATEAVGHAAERVLGLETDGALVNEVRTTGTRTTLDEF, from the coding sequence ATGAAGACCATCAAGGACAGCGTCCACGACCACATCGAGGTCGAGGGCGTCGCGCGAGCCTTGTTCGACACGCCCGCGGTCCAGCGACTCCGGCGCATCAAACAGCTCGGTCCGGCCCATCTCGTCTACCCCTCCGCGAACCACACTCGCTTCGAGCACAGTCTCGGCGTCTACCACCTCGCCTGCGAAGCGCTCGACCACCTCGGGATTCGGGGCAAGCAGGCCGAGCGCGTCCGGGCCGCCGCCATCCTCCACGACGTGGGTCACTGCCCGTACAGCCACTCCATCGAGGGGGTCGTCCACCGACACACCGGCAAGTACCACGACGACGTTCACGAACTCCTCGCCGACAGCGAGGTCGGCGACGTGCTTCGAGACCACGGCCACAGTCCCGACACCGTCGCGGACCTCATCGCCGGCGACGGGAAACTGGGCCAACTCGTCTCGGGCGAACTCGACGTGGACCGGATGGACTATCTCGTCCGGGACGCCCACCACACCGGCGTCCCCTACGGCACCATCGACCACTCGCGACTCGTGCGCGAACTCACGCTCATCGACGGCGAACTCGTGCTGGGCGAGGGCAACGTCCCGACCGCCGAGAGTCTGCTGCTGGCGCGGGCGCTGATGAACCCTACGGTCTACAACCACCACGTCACGCGCATCGCCCGCGGACTGCTCCAGCAGGCCAGCGAACGCCTGCTGGAGGTCTCGGACGTGACGGCCGAGCGACTCCGCCGGATGGACGATTACGACCTCCTCGTGGCGCTGCGAGAGACGCCCGAGACCGAAGCCTACGCCCGGCGACTCAGCGACCGGGACCTCTACAAGCGCGCGGTCTGGGCCGAGATGGCCGACGTTCCCGAGTCGGTCATCGACGCCGACTACGAGACGCTGCGGGAGTACGAGGCCGACATCGCCGCGGCGGCGCAGGTCGAACCGGGCGAGGTCATCGTGGAGGTGCTGGACCGGCCCAGCATGACCGAGTCCGAGAGTCGAGTCATCGTCAACGGCGAGATTCGACGCCTCGACGAGCAGTCGGCGCTGGTGGCGGCGCTCCAGCACGTCCAGCGCGAACAGTGGCGACTCGGCGTCTACGCGCCCGCCGAGGCGACCGAGGCGGTCGGACACGCCGCCGAGCGCGTGCTGGGACTGGAGACCGACGGCGCGCTCGTCAACGAGGTCCGAACGACCGGCACGCGGACGACGCTGGACGAGTTCTGA
- a CDS encoding D-2-hydroxyacid dehydrogenase, giving the protein MTDDSPDVVVLRKSTHGVPVSEYADELRERLPDRDVRHARTPTEERELVADAPVVAGMEIDEALLTEAKELELFACAYAGTGHLPLSALEDRGVAVTNASGVHGPNIGEHVVGNLLVFARRLHEGWRRQQRREWRHFRARELQDSTVTVVGLGAIGRSVVERLQGFGVETIGVRYTPEKGGPTDEVVGFEGPEFEDALARTDYLVLACPLTETTRGLIGEAELKTTPPDAVLVNVARGQVVDTDDLLWALRGNHLRGAALDVTDPEPLPEDHPLWNLENCLITPHCSGHTPEYYSRLADIVAENVRRLDEGEEVENRVV; this is encoded by the coding sequence ATGACCGACGACAGTCCCGACGTAGTGGTCCTGCGGAAGAGCACTCACGGCGTCCCGGTCTCGGAGTACGCCGACGAACTCCGCGAGCGACTCCCAGACCGCGACGTTCGCCACGCCCGAACCCCGACCGAGGAACGGGAACTCGTCGCCGACGCGCCCGTCGTCGCCGGGATGGAGATAGACGAGGCCCTGCTGACCGAGGCCAAGGAACTAGAACTATTCGCGTGCGCTTACGCCGGAACGGGCCACCTACCGCTCTCGGCGCTCGAAGACCGCGGCGTCGCGGTTACGAACGCCTCGGGCGTCCACGGTCCGAACATCGGCGAACACGTCGTCGGGAACCTGCTCGTGTTCGCGCGCCGCCTCCACGAGGGGTGGCGACGCCAACAGCGGCGCGAGTGGCGGCACTTCCGCGCCCGCGAGTTGCAGGACAGCACCGTCACCGTCGTCGGACTGGGAGCCATCGGCCGGTCGGTGGTCGAACGCCTGCAGGGGTTCGGCGTGGAGACTATCGGCGTGCGCTACACGCCCGAGAAGGGCGGCCCGACCGACGAGGTGGTCGGGTTCGAGGGACCGGAGTTCGAGGACGCGCTGGCCCGGACCGACTACCTCGTGCTGGCCTGCCCGCTGACCGAGACGACCCGCGGGCTAATCGGCGAGGCGGAACTCAAGACGACGCCGCCGGACGCCGTCCTCGTCAACGTCGCGCGCGGACAGGTCGTGGACACCGACGACCTGTTGTGGGCGCTCCGGGGCAACCACCTTCGGGGCGCGGCGCTCGACGTGACCGACCCCGAACCGCTCCCGGAGGACCACCCGCTCTGGAATCTGGAGAACTGCCTGATTACGCCCCACTGCTCGGGCCACACGCCCGAGTACTACTCGCGGTTGGCCGACATCGTCGCGGAGAACGTGCGGCGGTTGGACGAGGGCGAGGAGGTAGAGAATCGAGTGGTGTGA
- a CDS encoding aldehyde dehydrogenase family protein, which translates to MAPDISIDADWNSIFLDGEWVPSEGEEELAVEDPSTREEVARVPAGVETDVDAAYEAAAEAQEEWAEAPPAERERVAQEYAQVLQEYEEEIVEMLAREAGGSRIMGETSVQLATDQAVEASTFPRRMKGEQADSNVPGKENLVRVEPEGVVTVISPWNFPLNLSGRAVAPAIAAGNAVVLKPATNTPITGGLLIARLYEEAGLPDGLLNVVTGRGSDIGDRVVEHPESDVVAFTGSTPVGRGVAASAGENLSVAAMELGGNNGHIVTADADVEEAVDSAVFGSFVHQGQVCISINRHIVHEDVYDEYVERLTERAESLPVGSAHDPETVVGPIIDESQRDEMLGYVEETVEAGATLETGGETVGTEGVEDSLVVAPTVLSDVTNDMSAACFEHFGPIAPVIPFSDVDEAVEIHDDTEYGLSGSVHAGDVGTGMEIAERLDTGMVHVDDQPVNDEAHVPFGGTNASGVGGYNTTEILDEVTEKKWISLQHEPREYPF; encoded by the coding sequence ATGGCCCCGGACATTTCGATAGACGCCGACTGGAACAGCATCTTCCTCGACGGCGAGTGGGTCCCCTCCGAGGGCGAGGAGGAACTGGCCGTCGAGGACCCCTCGACGCGCGAGGAAGTCGCGCGAGTACCCGCGGGGGTCGAGACCGACGTGGACGCCGCCTACGAGGCCGCGGCCGAGGCCCAAGAGGAGTGGGCCGAGGCCCCGCCCGCCGAGCGCGAGCGCGTCGCGCAGGAGTACGCGCAGGTGCTTCAGGAGTACGAGGAGGAGATAGTCGAGATGCTGGCCCGCGAGGCGGGCGGGTCCCGAATCATGGGCGAAACGTCGGTCCAGCTCGCGACCGACCAAGCCGTCGAAGCCTCGACGTTCCCGCGACGGATGAAGGGCGAGCAGGCCGACTCGAACGTCCCCGGCAAGGAGAACCTCGTCCGAGTCGAACCCGAGGGCGTCGTCACTGTCATCTCGCCGTGGAACTTCCCGCTCAACCTCTCCGGACGGGCGGTCGCGCCCGCCATCGCCGCCGGGAACGCTGTCGTGCTCAAGCCAGCGACGAACACGCCCATCACCGGGGGTCTCCTCATCGCGAGACTGTACGAGGAGGCGGGCCTCCCGGACGGCCTGCTCAACGTCGTGACCGGCCGCGGGTCCGACATCGGCGACCGGGTGGTCGAACACCCCGAGAGCGACGTGGTGGCGTTCACCGGGTCTACCCCGGTCGGCCGGGGCGTCGCCGCCTCCGCGGGCGAGAACCTCTCGGTGGCGGCGATGGAACTCGGCGGCAACAACGGCCACATCGTCACCGCGGACGCCGACGTGGAGGAGGCGGTCGATTCGGCGGTGTTCGGGTCGTTCGTCCATCAGGGACAGGTCTGCATCTCCATCAACCGCCACATCGTCCACGAGGACGTCTACGACGAGTACGTGGAGCGACTCACCGAACGCGCCGAGTCGCTCCCGGTCGGGAGCGCCCACGACCCGGAGACGGTCGTCGGACCCATCATCGACGAGTCCCAGCGCGACGAGATGCTCGGGTACGTCGAGGAGACCGTCGAGGCCGGGGCGACCCTCGAAACCGGCGGCGAGACCGTCGGGACGGAGGGCGTCGAGGACTCGCTGGTGGTCGCGCCGACCGTCCTCTCGGACGTGACCAACGACATGTCCGCGGCCTGCTTCGAGCACTTCGGTCCCATCGCGCCGGTCATCCCGTTCTCGGACGTCGACGAGGCCGTCGAGATTCACGACGACACCGAGTACGGTCTCTCGGGGTCGGTCCACGCCGGTGACGTCGGCACGGGGATGGAGATAGCCGAGCGACTCGACACCGGCATGGTCCACGTCGACGACCAACCCGTCAACGACGAGGCGCACGTCCCGTTCGGCGGGACCAACGCCTCGGGCGTGGGCGGGTACAACACCACCGAAATCTTGGACGAGGTCACCGAGAAGAAGTGGATATCGCTGCAACACGAACCGCGCGAGTACCCCTTCTGA
- a CDS encoding secondary thiamine-phosphate synthase enzyme YjbQ: MFSVETDERTEVVDVTDRVAEAVPDDVGSGLCTVFVRHTTAGVVVQEAESGLLDDIAAFATELAPSDGDYRHDRIDDNADAHLRATVLGESVSVPIEDGELALGTWQSVLFVECDGPRTRRVEVVVTE, from the coding sequence GTGTTCAGCGTCGAAACGGACGAGCGAACCGAGGTCGTGGACGTGACCGACCGGGTGGCCGAGGCGGTGCCCGACGACGTCGGGTCCGGACTCTGCACCGTCTTCGTCCGCCACACAACCGCGGGAGTCGTCGTACAGGAGGCCGAGTCGGGGCTGCTCGACGACATCGCGGCGTTCGCGACGGAACTCGCGCCGAGCGACGGCGACTACCGTCACGACAGAATCGACGACAACGCCGACGCCCACCTCCGGGCGACGGTGCTCGGCGAATCGGTTTCGGTCCCCATCGAGGACGGCGAACTTGCGCTCGGGACGTGGCAGTCCGTGCTGTTCGTGGAGTGCGACGGGCCGCGAACTCGGCGGGTCGAAGTTGTCGTGACAGAGTGA
- a CDS encoding ABC transporter permease, with protein sequence MRLLGHVTRRAIIALVAVYLVVSVAFVFVAATPDPNQALVAYSVAKKGGSAEEVREAIRAYREARNLDDPLLQRYARWMVDVSTLDWGISYSFERPVTSLILERLPYTAMYVVPALLLSLVNGVLIGLYAAFNRKGLFDRASSLVAYLGLGIPNFWLAEMVAVAFAVEVGSSRIGRPEFASEAFWSVAHLRAFVLPSLVLATGLFAGQLRYARAESMEYVNAEFVDALKAKGVSRLSVARHVLRNAAVPITSLFFTDMVAVLVVNIYVIEEIFGIQGLSALSLYAIEKRDMPVVIGTTMVIAFVGVAANFLQDVLYAVMDPRIGDTRR encoded by the coding sequence ATGAGACTGCTCGGCCACGTCACCCGACGGGCGATAATCGCGCTCGTCGCCGTCTATTTGGTCGTGAGCGTGGCGTTCGTCTTCGTCGCCGCTACGCCGGACCCGAATCAGGCACTGGTCGCCTACTCGGTGGCCAAGAAGGGCGGCAGCGCCGAGGAGGTCCGTGAGGCGATTCGGGCGTATCGAGAAGCGCGAAATCTCGACGACCCGCTCCTCCAGCGATACGCCCGGTGGATGGTAGACGTCTCGACGCTCGACTGGGGGATATCGTACAGCTTCGAGCGACCGGTGACCTCGCTGATACTGGAGCGACTGCCCTACACGGCGATGTACGTCGTCCCGGCGCTGTTGCTGTCGCTGGTCAACGGGGTGTTGATAGGTCTCTACGCCGCGTTCAACCGGAAGGGACTCTTCGACCGGGCGTCGAGTCTGGTCGCGTACCTCGGTCTCGGGATACCGAACTTCTGGCTCGCGGAGATGGTCGCGGTGGCTTTCGCCGTCGAGGTCGGGTCGTCGCGCATCGGACGACCCGAGTTCGCGAGTGAGGCGTTCTGGTCGGTCGCCCACCTCCGAGCGTTCGTCCTCCCGTCGCTGGTGCTGGCCACGGGACTGTTCGCCGGGCAACTCCGGTACGCGCGGGCGGAGTCGATGGAGTACGTGAACGCCGAGTTCGTGGACGCGCTCAAGGCCAAAGGAGTCTCGCGCCTCTCGGTCGCTCGCCACGTCCTCCGGAACGCCGCGGTCCCCATCACGTCGCTGTTCTTCACCGACATGGTGGCGGTCCTCGTCGTCAACATCTACGTCATCGAGGAGATATTCGGCATTCAGGGGTTGAGCGCCCTGAGCCTCTACGCCATCGAGAAGCGAGACATGCCGGTCGTCATCGGGACCACGATGGTCATCGCGTTCGTGGGCGTCGCGGCCAACTTCCTACAGGACGTGCTGTACGCCGTGATGGACCCCCGAATTGGCGACACGAGGCGATAG
- the asd gene encoding aspartate-semialdehyde dehydrogenase, translating to MTVRVGVLGATGAVGQRCIQLLDGHPEFELAAVTASEDSAGRPYSEAAKWRVDSPIPSAAADLTVRATDPDEMPDDVDLVFSSLPSGVAADVEPDFAEAGYVLSSNSSNDRLADDVPLVIPEINPGHLDLLEVQRDERGWDGAVVKNPNCSTITMVPTLAALDQFGLERVQVSTLQAVSGAGYSGVSSMEIIDNVIPHIGGEEEKMETESRKLLGTFDGAELAHHDADVSASCNRVPTIDGHLENVWAETRDDVTETEVEDAFRGVESLDLPSSPDPLVEVFEDPSRPQPRLDRTLGGGMTIAAGGVQTTSAGVQYNTLAHNTIRGAAGAAVLNGELLQSEGWI from the coding sequence ATGACCGTAAGAGTCGGCGTTCTCGGTGCGACGGGCGCGGTCGGCCAGCGATGCATCCAACTGCTGGACGGCCACCCCGAATTCGAACTGGCGGCGGTAACGGCGAGCGAAGACAGCGCGGGCCGCCCGTACAGCGAGGCGGCGAAGTGGCGGGTGGACTCCCCGATTCCCTCAGCGGCGGCGGACCTGACCGTGCGCGCGACCGACCCGGACGAGATGCCCGACGACGTGGACCTCGTCTTCTCGTCGCTCCCGTCGGGCGTGGCGGCCGACGTCGAACCCGACTTCGCGGAGGCGGGCTACGTCCTCTCGTCGAACTCCTCGAACGACCGCCTCGCCGACGACGTGCCCCTCGTCATCCCCGAAATCAACCCCGGCCACCTCGACCTGCTGGAGGTCCAGCGCGACGAGCGCGGGTGGGACGGCGCGGTCGTCAAGAACCCCAACTGCTCGACCATCACGATGGTGCCGACCCTCGCGGCGCTCGACCAGTTCGGACTGGAGCGCGTGCAGGTCTCGACCCTGCAGGCCGTCTCGGGCGCGGGCTACTCCGGCGTCAGTTCGATGGAGATAATCGACAACGTCATCCCCCACATCGGCGGCGAGGAGGAGAAGATGGAGACCGAATCCCGCAAGCTCTTGGGCACCTTCGACGGCGCGGAACTCGCGCACCACGACGCGGACGTCTCCGCGTCGTGCAACCGCGTGCCGACCATCGACGGCCACCTCGAGAACGTCTGGGCCGAGACCCGCGACGACGTGACCGAGACCGAGGTCGAGGACGCCTTCCGCGGCGTGGAGAGTCTGGACCTGCCGAGTTCCCCGGACCCGCTCGTCGAGGTGTTCGAGGACCCCAGTCGCCCGCAACCCCGCCTCGACCGGACGCTGGGCGGCGGGATGACCATCGCCGCGGGCGGCGTCCAGACGACGTCCGCCGGGGTCCAGTACAACACGCTGGCCCACAACACGATTCGCGGCGCGGCGGGCGCGGCGGTGCTGAACGGCGAGTTGTTGCAGAGCGAAGGCTGGATTTGA
- a CDS encoding ABC transporter permease, producing MDDGDGADDGVASEGASVGDRFTAFGVGAGCLGLGFAVDLFVRGEGEPLALGFDPSGLDWLFALSWLALATFVVWPLAARPRMTRTYWNRLRTNRLAVASLAYLVVFLVVGTVGPWFLRPELNLDHAHQPPMFFGVAEGRVYECLGPVVDGWCRGTLRYPLGTNSTGKSVVALLVSGMRVSLLVALVSATILVPVGVAIGVVAGYAGGWTDTLLMGYVDVQQTLPAFVLYLILVFLFEKGLLLVVLVFGLTSWGGTARMVRSEVLQRRKEGYVTAARNAGASHWHVLRKHLLPNVSSTVVTATSRQIPLFLLTEAAIAYLELNDFLLMSWGEIIALELRKEFPATWWTSTFAVSLLAVTILSFSVLGDALRDVLDPKESA from the coding sequence ATGGACGATGGCGACGGAGCGGACGACGGGGTCGCATCCGAAGGGGCGTCGGTCGGCGACCGCTTCACGGCGTTCGGTGTCGGTGCTGGCTGTCTCGGACTCGGGTTCGCGGTCGATTTGTTCGTCCGCGGCGAGGGCGAGCCGTTGGCGCTGGGATTCGACCCGTCCGGTCTGGACTGGCTGTTCGCCCTGTCGTGGCTCGCGTTGGCCACGTTCGTCGTCTGGCCGTTGGCCGCCCGCCCGCGGATGACCCGGACCTACTGGAACCGCCTCCGGACGAACCGGTTGGCGGTCGCCAGCCTCGCGTACCTCGTCGTCTTCCTCGTGGTCGGCACCGTGGGACCGTGGTTCCTCCGACCCGAGTTGAACTTGGACCACGCCCACCAACCTCCGATGTTCTTCGGCGTCGCCGAAGGGCGGGTGTACGAGTGTCTCGGACCGGTCGTAGACGGATGGTGTCGCGGGACGCTGCGTTACCCGCTAGGCACGAACAGCACCGGAAAGAGCGTCGTCGCGCTGCTCGTGTCGGGAATGCGGGTGAGCCTCTTGGTCGCGCTGGTCTCGGCGACGATTCTGGTCCCCGTCGGCGTCGCCATCGGCGTCGTCGCCGGGTACGCGGGCGGGTGGACCGACACGCTGTTGATGGGCTACGTTGACGTCCAACAGACGCTCCCGGCGTTCGTCCTCTATCTCATCCTCGTCTTCCTCTTCGAGAAGGGACTCCTGCTGGTCGTGCTGGTGTTCGGGTTGACGAGTTGGGGCGGGACCGCCCGGATGGTCCGGAGCGAGGTGCTTCAGCGCCGGAAAGAGGGCTACGTTACGGCCGCCCGGAACGCGGGGGCGAGCCACTGGCACGTCCTCCGGAAGCACCTGCTTCCGAACGTCTCCTCGACCGTGGTGACCGCGACGAGCAGACAGATACCCCTCTTCCTGCTGACCGAGGCGGCCATCGCCTACCTCGAACTCAACGACTTCTTGTTGATGTCGTGGGGCGAAATCATCGCGCTCGAACTCCGAAAGGAGTTCCCGGCGACGTGGTGGACCTCGACGTTCGCGGTCTCGCTACTGGCGGTAACGATACTCTCGTTCAGCGTGCTGGGCGACGCCCTCCGCGACGTGCTGGACCCGAAAGAGAGCGCCTGA
- a CDS encoding tRNA-dihydrouridine synthase: MFEPRLALASLSGRSDAAWAESAAEFAGAAFLGGIALDGPTREAAREMVGRDREEFLPDDPAAFVDRQLAALEDADLRPGFNVRTTTLEPLREVAEICADRDAILELNAHCRQDEMCEAGAGETLLRDTDRLREQVAAAKGTHPQGPAVSVKVRAELPDVDLREVAAAIADAGGDAVHVDAMDSESVVAEIADVADERDLFVIANNGVRDEATVREYLAYGADAVSVGRPSDDSEVLRRVRAAADDWFEAEKREVSA, translated from the coding sequence GTGTTCGAACCGCGACTCGCGCTCGCCAGCCTCAGCGGCCGGTCGGACGCTGCGTGGGCCGAGTCCGCCGCGGAGTTCGCGGGCGCGGCGTTCCTCGGCGGCATCGCGCTCGACGGCCCGACCCGCGAGGCGGCCCGCGAGATGGTCGGACGCGACCGCGAGGAGTTCCTGCCCGACGACCCCGCGGCCTTCGTGGACCGGCAACTCGCCGCGCTGGAAGACGCCGACCTCCGTCCGGGGTTCAACGTCCGGACCACCACGCTCGAACCGCTTCGAGAGGTCGCGGAAATCTGCGCCGACCGCGACGCGATTCTCGAACTCAACGCCCACTGCCGACAGGACGAGATGTGCGAGGCCGGGGCTGGCGAAACTCTCCTACGCGATACCGACCGCCTCCGCGAGCAGGTGGCCGCCGCCAAAGGGACGCATCCACAAGGACCCGCAGTGAGCGTCAAAGTCCGCGCGGAGTTGCCCGACGTGGACCTCCGCGAGGTGGCCGCAGCGATAGCCGACGCCGGGGGCGACGCGGTCCACGTCGATGCCATGGACTCCGAGAGCGTTGTCGCCGAGATAGCCGACGTCGCGGACGAGCGGGACCTGTTCGTGATAGCGAACAACGGCGTCCGCGACGAGGCCACGGTCCGGGAGTATCTGGCCTACGGCGCGGACGCCGTGAGCGTCGGCCGACCGAGCGACGACTCCGAGGTCCTCCGGCGCGTCCGGGCCGCGGCGGACGACTGGTTCGAGGCGGAGAAACGGGAGGTGTCGGCATGA